One stretch of Oncorhynchus gorbuscha isolate QuinsamMale2020 ecotype Even-year linkage group LG21, OgorEven_v1.0, whole genome shotgun sequence DNA includes these proteins:
- the her8a gene encoding hairy-related 8a, which translates to MTASNMEHGGNAPEKNFNAKDERKLRKPLIEKKRRERINCSLEQLKGIMVDAYNLDQSKLEKADVLEVTVQHMEGLQKGHGTGIPAGPSVGFQSRQRYSSGYIQCMQEVHNLLLGCPDMDKPLGAQLLNHLLKSLPHISSETGPGNTGGNGPNQTPTRPITGGVNETLIRAIGNCNGSSSSSSGASPNSGHPQSPLSLPSGGVGLFRPRRLQMHHTSPPLTPPIICSPLHAPHRQVHSGRDGREQLPASSPSSSPNLPQPGVSHPAPLPPFFGPVGDPSMWRPW; encoded by the exons CTGCGGAAGCCTCTGATAGAGAAGAAGAGGCGGGAGCGAATCAACTGCAGCCTTGAGCAGCTGAAGGGGATCATGGTGGACGCCTATAACCTAGAT CAATCTAAACTGGAGAAGGCTGATGTACTGGAGGTTACTGTCCAACACATGGAGGGTCTACAAAAGGGTCATG GTACGGGCATCCCTGCTGGTCCCAGCGTCGGGTTCCAGTCCCGGCAGCGCTACAGCAGTGGATACATCCAGTGTATGCAGGAGGTCCATAACCTGCTCCTGGGCTGTCCAGACATGGACAAGCCTCTAGGGGCCCAGCTCCTCAATCACCTCCTTAAGTCTCTGCCCCACATCAGCTCAGAGACTGGGCCTGGAAACACTGGTGGCAATGGGCCTAATCAGACCCCAACAAGGCCTATCACTGGTGGGGTCAATGAGACTCTGATAAGGGCCATTGGTAATTGTaacggtagtagtagtagtagtagtggtgctaGTCCCAATTCTGGACATCCCCAGTCTCCACTTTCACTGCCTTCTGGAGGAGTAGGTCTATTCCGACCTCGCCGTTTACAGATGCATCATACCTCTCCGCCGTTGACCCCGCCCATAATATGTTCCCCGCTCCATGCCCCCCACAGGCAGGTGCATtctgggagagatgggagggagcagctgcctgcctcctccccttctaGCTCACCCAACCTCCCCCAGCCAGGGGTGTCTCACCCCGCCCCCCTGCCCCCTTTCTTCGGTCCTGTGGGAGACCCCTCTATGTGGAGGCCTTGGTga